Proteins from a single region of Runella sp. SP2:
- a CDS encoding ATP-binding protein — MKHLLKVFLFILVGCQAWAQNRAPIKSISSDGTSLSKFWKWKEGDNAEWAAPSFNDSTWKDSPVLYKNISHFPELREAQIGWFRKPLRVDSSLAKKTLFLSIEQMGASEIYLDGKLLHKVGVVSTNPAVEKTKVLAELLPITLPDTLQHVLAIRYSFTKSNFYFPGTGQELFKIKLHDINRWGGSFYRDNLEMSRALAFCIGVFFIFSLLHFLFYSTNRQQKVSLSLGFTLLLFGISFFADFLDDHITTISGHEINELITLITLYLGLLLINVSLYLYLDQPFKYFFYLQTGLMALALTSTIFDITLPFEIQTWPFFVLLFVDFIRVSILADRRRHPNAKVPVNTLIAMAVCIVVFFAVSILFGMLAYNFNSPQSTSEYFLVVLGILALIFVLSIPVGLSLSLVKEYTRTHRSLLKKITEIEELSARNLAQEQEKQHLLSTQNELLEKQVATRTSELKKSLQSLKATQAQLVQSEKLASLGELTAGIAHEIQNPLNFVNNFSEVSTELIDEMKEELERGDTEEVKAIAGDLRQNLQKIVHHGKRASSIVKGMLEHSRTGTGERQLTDINALCDEYLRLSYHGMRAKDKSFNADFELITEPNLPQINVVSQDIGRVLLNLINNAFYAVNVARASSPSFKPKVSVLTEKSDNQLIIKVKDNGLGMSDKVKAKVFQPFFTTKPTGQGTGLGLSLAYDIITKGHGGKIEVESEEGNGTTFTIRLPLVTAPIAVS, encoded by the coding sequence ATGAAGCATTTATTAAAAGTTTTTCTATTCATTCTAGTCGGTTGTCAAGCTTGGGCCCAAAACCGCGCCCCTATCAAGAGCATTTCCTCGGATGGCACCTCTTTGTCTAAGTTTTGGAAATGGAAAGAAGGCGATAACGCCGAGTGGGCGGCTCCGTCGTTCAATGACTCTACTTGGAAAGATTCACCCGTTTTGTACAAAAATATCAGCCATTTCCCCGAACTGCGCGAAGCCCAAATTGGCTGGTTTCGCAAACCACTGCGCGTTGATTCGAGTCTTGCAAAAAAGACGTTGTTCCTAAGCATTGAACAAATGGGTGCGTCGGAAATTTACCTCGATGGCAAGCTGCTCCACAAGGTTGGGGTCGTCAGTACCAACCCCGCCGTAGAAAAAACCAAGGTGCTGGCCGAATTGCTCCCAATCACACTTCCAGACACGTTGCAGCACGTTTTAGCCATTCGCTATTCATTTACGAAAAGCAATTTCTATTTTCCAGGCACGGGTCAAGAGCTTTTCAAAATCAAACTTCACGACATTAATCGCTGGGGAGGTTCCTTTTATCGGGATAACCTAGAAATGAGTCGAGCGCTGGCATTTTGCATTGGCGTTTTCTTTATTTTCAGCTTATTACACTTTCTTTTTTATTCAACCAACCGCCAGCAAAAGGTTAGTTTATCGCTGGGGTTTACGTTGTTATTGTTTGGTATTTCGTTTTTCGCCGACTTCCTCGACGACCATATTACCACCATTAGTGGCCACGAAATCAATGAGTTAATCACGCTGATTACACTTTATCTTGGTCTTCTTCTCATCAATGTCTCGCTGTATCTCTACCTCGATCAGCCCTTCAAGTATTTCTTTTACCTGCAAACAGGACTCATGGCGTTGGCCTTGACATCCACGATTTTTGACATCACGCTCCCCTTTGAGATTCAAACTTGGCCTTTCTTCGTTTTGCTGTTTGTTGACTTTATTCGGGTCAGTATCCTCGCCGACCGCCGACGCCACCCCAACGCCAAAGTGCCCGTCAATACCCTCATCGCGATGGCGGTTTGTATCGTGGTGTTCTTTGCGGTCTCCATTCTGTTTGGGATGTTGGCTTACAACTTTAATTCGCCTCAATCTACTAGCGAATATTTCCTGGTTGTTTTAGGCATTTTAGCGCTCATCTTTGTATTGAGTATTCCCGTTGGACTCTCGTTGTCATTGGTAAAAGAATACACCCGAACACACCGTTCATTGCTCAAAAAAATCACCGAAATCGAAGAACTTTCGGCGCGAAATTTAGCCCAAGAGCAAGAAAAACAGCACCTCTTGAGTACCCAAAATGAGTTGCTCGAAAAACAAGTAGCCACGCGTACATCCGAACTCAAAAAGTCATTGCAAAGCCTCAAAGCCACGCAAGCGCAGTTGGTGCAATCAGAAAAATTGGCTTCATTGGGAGAGTTGACGGCGGGCATTGCCCACGAGATTCAGAATCCGTTGAATTTTGTCAATAATTTCTCGGAAGTATCAACCGAATTAATCGACGAAATGAAAGAAGAACTTGAGCGCGGCGACACCGAAGAAGTGAAAGCCATTGCGGGCGATTTACGACAAAACCTGCAAAAGATTGTCCACCACGGCAAACGCGCCAGCAGCATCGTCAAAGGCATGTTGGAACACTCACGGACGGGCACAGGCGAACGACAACTCACCGACATCAATGCCTTGTGCGACGAATACCTGCGCCTCTCTTACCACGGAATGCGCGCCAAAGACAAAAGTTTTAATGCTGATTTTGAGTTGATTACCGAACCTAATCTACCCCAAATCAACGTAGTTTCTCAAGACATTGGCCGCGTGCTGCTCAACCTTATTAACAACGCGTTTTACGCCGTCAATGTGGCACGGGCTTCTAGCCCTTCTTTCAAACCCAAGGTGAGTGTGCTCACCGAAAAAAGCGACAATCAGCTCATTATCAAAGTCAAAGACAATGGATTAGGCATGAGCGACAAAGTGAAAGCGAAAGTTTTTCAACCTTTTTTTACCACCAAGCCTACGGGCCAAGGCACTGGTTTAGGTTTATCGTTGGCCTATGACATCATTACCAAAGGCCACGGTGGCAAAATCGAAGTAGAATCGGAAGAGGGTAACGGTACTACATTTACGATTCGACTTCCCCTTGTAACCGCGCCCATTGCCGTTTCCTAA
- a CDS encoding ATP-binding protein — translation MKHCLFLFLFCAATLANAQLPPLQVDSLPPAGKPFDKGWSWRPENAKDTVWKPIDVSLPFSENPDFASSKVSWLRLILTIDSNLCQRPLALLTRQTGASEVYLNGKRLRQLGKVSEDPTSESTYSTGLGSISYLVFPKAGIYTLTVRHSYTSRPTAFLQKLFPSKKVLFECTLIEPTGRFEKAFQSGRYVAWYHWSLAGLFLVMAVLHFILYLYNTIKSYNRTFALCLLFATLHFVTGDVLFGTTHPFTASLLTFAYSLFISLYILILCYTIISYLQQPISWFFKVVGVVFIGVTSTSLLVPNAPFTQYIYYGSILGLLIEVVRKVVLARKSNQLDSRSLILSFVLMIVFLSARLLIISGTIQVGSVQNWANFLMISFYACTPLTLSMLIARSISTTEKELQSKLKEVEELSLEKQRILSQQNDLLEKQVAERTAALTQSLKHLQATQQQLIQSEKLASLGELTAGIAHEIQNPLNFVNNFSEVSVELLDELKSERTKEERDEELENEILDDIFRNLEKINHHGKRASSIVTGMLQHSRASTGKKEPINLNTLADEYLRLSYHGLRAKDKSFNAKMNTFFDESLPKVNVIPQDFGRVLLNLINNAFYAVQAKGKLGIIDYSPTVSVHTQTTEQAIVIKVEDNGTGIPDELKSKIFQPFFTTKPTGQGTGLGLSLAYDIVTKGHGGTIELDSIEGTGTTFTITLPNPS, via the coding sequence ATGAAGCATTGTTTATTCCTCTTTCTTTTCTGCGCTGCCACCCTCGCCAATGCGCAGCTTCCTCCCCTCCAAGTGGACTCTCTGCCTCCTGCTGGAAAACCCTTTGACAAAGGATGGAGCTGGCGGCCAGAAAACGCAAAAGATACCGTTTGGAAGCCCATCGACGTGTCTTTACCCTTTTCTGAAAACCCTGATTTTGCTTCCTCAAAAGTCAGTTGGTTGCGGCTTATCCTAACAATAGACTCCAACCTGTGTCAACGCCCGCTCGCCCTTCTTACCCGTCAGACGGGTGCATCCGAAGTCTATCTCAACGGAAAGCGCCTTCGTCAGCTTGGAAAAGTGAGCGAAGACCCCACCTCCGAAAGCACCTATTCGACAGGCTTGGGCAGTATTTCGTACCTTGTTTTTCCCAAAGCAGGAATTTATACCCTCACCGTTCGGCATTCGTACACCAGTCGTCCAACGGCGTTTTTGCAAAAGTTATTTCCTTCCAAAAAGGTGCTGTTTGAATGTACACTGATTGAGCCAACGGGACGTTTTGAAAAAGCCTTTCAATCAGGCAGATACGTCGCTTGGTATCATTGGTCATTGGCGGGGTTATTTCTGGTCATGGCCGTTTTGCATTTTATCCTTTATCTCTACAATACAATCAAAAGCTACAACCGCACCTTTGCTCTGTGTCTTTTGTTTGCCACGCTGCATTTTGTGACAGGTGATGTTTTATTTGGCACCACCCATCCTTTCACCGCCTCACTTCTCACTTTTGCCTACAGTCTCTTTATTTCACTTTATATACTCATCCTTTGCTACACCATTATCAGCTACCTACAGCAGCCCATTTCTTGGTTTTTTAAGGTGGTAGGTGTTGTTTTTATAGGTGTTACTTCTACAAGCCTTCTTGTCCCCAACGCTCCGTTCACCCAATACATCTATTACGGGAGTATTCTTGGGCTGTTGATAGAAGTCGTCCGAAAAGTTGTACTTGCCCGCAAATCCAATCAGCTCGACTCCCGTTCTCTGATTCTTTCGTTTGTCTTAATGATTGTTTTTTTGAGCGCTCGTTTGCTCATTATTTCGGGAACTATTCAAGTCGGTTCGGTGCAAAACTGGGCCAATTTCTTAATGATTTCTTTTTATGCGTGTACGCCGCTGACACTTTCTATGTTGATTGCGCGTAGTATTTCAACCACCGAAAAAGAATTACAGTCAAAGCTAAAAGAGGTAGAAGAGTTATCGTTGGAAAAACAACGCATTCTTTCTCAACAAAATGACCTGCTTGAAAAACAAGTAGCCGAACGAACCGCTGCCCTCACGCAATCTTTAAAACACCTACAAGCCACCCAACAACAACTGATTCAGTCGGAAAAACTGGCGAGTTTGGGAGAACTTACGGCGGGCATCGCCCACGAAATACAGAACCCGCTTAACTTTGTCAATAACTTCTCGGAAGTGTCGGTAGAACTGCTCGACGAACTCAAATCGGAACGTACCAAAGAAGAGCGCGACGAAGAATTGGAGAACGAGATTTTGGATGATATTTTTCGAAACCTAGAAAAAATAAACCACCACGGGAAACGCGCATCGAGTATTGTAACAGGGATGCTCCAGCACTCACGCGCAAGCACGGGTAAAAAAGAGCCCATCAACCTCAATACCCTCGCCGACGAATATTTGCGTTTGAGTTACCACGGACTACGTGCCAAAGACAAGTCATTTAATGCCAAAATGAATACGTTTTTTGATGAATCTTTGCCAAAAGTCAACGTCATTCCGCAGGATTTTGGGCGGGTATTGCTCAACCTCATCAACAACGCTTTTTACGCCGTGCAGGCCAAGGGAAAATTAGGAATCATAGACTATTCCCCCACGGTTTCGGTACATACCCAAACCACCGAACAGGCAATCGTCATCAAAGTAGAAGACAACGGAACGGGCATTCCTGATGAGCTCAAATCCAAAATTTTCCAACCCTTTTTTACCACCAAACCCACGGGGCAAGGCACGGGTCTGGGGCTAAGTTTGGCCTACGACATCGTCACCAAAGGCCACGGAGGAACCATCGAACTCGACAGCATTGAAGGAACAGGGACGACGTTTACCATTACTTTGCCCAATCCTTCCTAA
- a CDS encoding ATP-binding protein — MSFILPFLVAFFLLPFVQKFLQTAERLPEWHDRIRIGRLIAFGFLLVEVVTDGEKISPPVFFGLLILVAYPAYLLKEEVPNARLLFWMIVPLGVVFFIDNLAEYWMPRFYENYDLFFQTAKSIVFVLSFVLAIIARNQQREFNKQRQKLVQEEENNRVLEAKKLDLEYQVAERTAEITKQKEELQQALEHLKATQEQLIQSEKLASLGELTAGIAHEIQNPLNFVNNFSEVSVELLDELKAERARPKEDRDEGLENEILDDIFQNLEKINHHGKRASSIVTGMLQHSRASTGKKEPVNLNALADEYLRLSYHGLRAKDKSFNAKMNTFFDESLPKVNVIPQDFGRVLLNLINNAFYAVQARSLSQPENYMPTVTVSTQKTDQGIVIKVGDNGTGIPEELKSKIFQPFFTTKPTGQGTGLGLSLAYDIVTKSHGGTIELDSVEGEGTTFTIILPTH, encoded by the coding sequence ATGAGCTTTATACTTCCTTTTCTGGTAGCTTTCTTTTTGCTACCTTTTGTTCAAAAGTTTTTACAAACTGCTGAGCGCCTGCCCGAGTGGCACGACCGAATTCGCATCGGGCGATTGATTGCATTTGGTTTTTTATTGGTGGAGGTTGTGACCGATGGCGAAAAAATCTCCCCACCCGTTTTTTTTGGCTTACTTATTTTGGTGGCATACCCCGCCTATCTTTTAAAAGAAGAAGTGCCAAATGCCCGCTTGTTGTTTTGGATGATTGTGCCGTTAGGCGTTGTTTTCTTTATTGATAACTTGGCCGAATACTGGATGCCTCGCTTCTACGAAAACTACGACCTCTTCTTTCAAACGGCCAAATCCATCGTTTTTGTCCTCAGTTTTGTGCTTGCCATTATTGCCCGAAATCAGCAACGAGAATTTAACAAGCAGCGCCAAAAACTTGTCCAAGAAGAGGAAAATAACCGCGTTTTGGAAGCCAAAAAATTGGATTTGGAATACCAAGTGGCCGAGCGTACTGCCGAAATCACCAAACAAAAAGAAGAATTACAACAAGCCCTCGAACACCTCAAAGCCACCCAAGAGCAACTGATTCAGTCGGAAAAACTGGCGAGCTTGGGCGAACTCACGGCGGGCATCGCCCACGAGATTCAGAACCCGCTCAACTTTGTCAATAACTTCTCGGAAGTGTCGGTTGAACTGCTCGACGAACTCAAAGCGGAACGTGCCAGACCCAAAGAAGACCGCGACGAAGGACTTGAAAATGAGATTTTGGACGATATTTTTCAGAATTTAGAAAAAATAAACCATCACGGAAAGCGCGCTTCGAGCATCGTTACGGGGATGCTTCAGCACTCACGAGCCAGTACGGGTAAAAAAGAACCCGTCAATCTCAACGCCCTCGCCGACGAGTATTTACGCCTAAGTTACCACGGCTTGCGCGCGAAAGACAAGTCATTCAATGCCAAAATGAATACGTTTTTTGATGAATCTTTGCCCAAAGTCAACGTCATTCCGCAGGATTTTGGGCGGGTATTGCTCAACCTCATCAACAATGCTTTTTACGCCGTACAAGCCCGAAGCCTCAGCCAACCCGAAAACTATATGCCTACCGTGACGGTTAGTACCCAAAAAACCGACCAAGGAATTGTCATTAAAGTAGGCGACAACGGAACGGGTATTCCTGAAGAACTCAAATCCAAAATTTTCCAACCTTTTTTCACCACCAAACCCACGGGGCAGGGAACGGGGCTAGGGCTGAGTTTGGCCTACGACATCGTCACCAAAAGCCACGGAGGAACCATCGAGCTCGACAGTGTCGAAGGAGAAGGAACGACATTTACCATTATTTTACCCACTCATTGA
- a CDS encoding cyclic nucleotide-binding domain-containing protein, whose product MSFYPLYRSLGIRAEEVRTVGLFFLHHFFLGFGTMLIYVSANVILLENHPETSLPLAYMASAVGMMLVGKIYSYFEHHLLLDRLVIRVLGAVLLLTAVILALVYFGHSVAASVAIMVGFRAIYLLTNLEFWGVSAVVFDVRQSKRLFGVISAGDMPAKALGGVLAVLIHGHTELLVLILLAFGFFWAAMYTAVQTFRSHKVATEHGHAPVRRTQMPRLIAQLFGGSELIFAMCLSLTAVAIMATGVEYAFFINVKYKLHSQADVMKYLGIVLALTYLLATFVKLIVSRQTVEYFGINRMLALLPVGGILVSMALGVIFFTEADVSVQLVAYCFVYLGFEVVRRALFDPVFLVLFQPLSTHQRLRGHTLAKGFYEPLGLGIGGLMLYLSHHLWQGGDWFLVEEIVIGALFALWFLRRTYRQYVLTLQEALSKRFMAAEDLAVPDEAVHAVLKNLQSDKPKEVINAIEWLVANRPKSVSSDRLYRYVTELVGHSNERIRVKALDITDQLKVKLKPAQLRMMILHDAEASVREKAAFVLSKDSESAAVEFLYHDDLVVRKGALLGLLTTHPEQVQGQTALKAMLQSEQVKSQLAALEIVKELGLSIHTKLIGNALKQSDPTVVMAAIETAGKLKDPALTEQVAGLLKEKIYWRQAARSLAQLEAIPVLSALETSANSLTVTQRVIVTAGQMQSEEAHALLVAMLQRPDVTIRTSALQALKNYPNARGKAIIFEQLLKEEFLLAQRLLHATNETDLGNDLKNSLNYEQEVLIQRIFGLLMQQYDQEAILSTQASLLHSSRERRANSLELLQNVVPRQVYASLHALLDNVADADKIRLMDAQLGASTANGSIKDYILQQGTRYFTDWTIRLALRGIPLETLFQYPDLRLMSHSSATATVSITERVMVLKNTELFAETPENVLSSIAPIMREVSYHEGQTIFDKGDLGTSMFVIYDGEVGIYDGKVQLATFGRGDVFGELALLDTEPRSAAVVTLTDVQLFRIDQGDFYDLMDERGEVLRNIIKILCQRIRTQNTKLRQLSTK is encoded by the coding sequence ATGTCTTTTTACCCACTATACCGTTCGTTAGGCATCAGGGCTGAAGAAGTCCGAACCGTAGGACTGTTTTTCTTGCACCACTTTTTTTTAGGCTTTGGTACGATGCTTATTTACGTGTCGGCCAACGTCATTCTCCTTGAAAATCACCCAGAAACGAGTCTTCCGCTGGCGTACATGGCTTCGGCGGTGGGGATGATGCTGGTGGGGAAAATCTATAGCTATTTTGAACACCATTTGTTGCTCGACCGCCTGGTGATTCGGGTGCTTGGGGCGGTGCTGTTGCTGACAGCTGTCATTTTGGCGTTGGTTTATTTTGGGCATTCGGTGGCGGCTTCGGTGGCCATCATGGTGGGCTTTCGAGCGATTTATTTATTAACAAATCTTGAATTTTGGGGCGTCTCGGCGGTTGTATTTGATGTTCGCCAGAGCAAACGGTTGTTTGGAGTGATTAGCGCAGGAGACATGCCCGCTAAAGCCCTTGGGGGTGTTTTGGCAGTCTTAATTCATGGTCATACCGAACTGCTGGTGCTTATTTTATTGGCATTTGGGTTCTTTTGGGCGGCGATGTACACCGCCGTGCAAACGTTTCGGTCGCACAAAGTCGCCACCGAACACGGGCATGCTCCCGTACGCCGCACTCAAATGCCCCGCTTGATTGCGCAGTTGTTTGGGGGAAGTGAATTGATTTTTGCCATGTGTCTAAGCCTAACGGCGGTAGCCATCATGGCAACGGGAGTAGAATACGCTTTTTTTATTAACGTAAAATACAAACTCCACAGCCAAGCCGACGTGATGAAATACCTCGGTATTGTGCTGGCACTTACCTATTTACTGGCAACGTTTGTGAAGCTGATTGTTTCACGCCAAACGGTCGAGTATTTTGGCATCAACCGAATGTTGGCATTGCTTCCCGTAGGAGGAATATTGGTGTCGATGGCATTGGGCGTGATTTTCTTCACGGAGGCCGATGTGTCGGTGCAATTGGTGGCTTATTGCTTTGTCTATTTAGGTTTTGAGGTTGTGCGTCGAGCACTTTTCGACCCTGTGTTTTTGGTGCTTTTTCAGCCACTTTCTACCCACCAACGTCTGCGCGGACATACCCTCGCCAAAGGTTTCTACGAGCCACTGGGACTAGGAATTGGTGGATTGATGCTGTATTTGAGCCATCATTTGTGGCAAGGAGGTGACTGGTTTTTGGTAGAAGAAATTGTGATTGGGGCGTTGTTTGCCTTGTGGTTTTTGAGGAGAACGTACCGTCAATACGTGCTTACGTTGCAAGAAGCATTGAGCAAACGTTTTATGGCGGCCGAAGATTTGGCCGTGCCCGACGAAGCCGTTCATGCCGTGTTAAAGAACTTGCAAAGTGACAAACCCAAGGAAGTAATCAACGCGATTGAATGGTTGGTGGCCAATCGGCCGAAAAGTGTGTCATCAGATCGGCTGTATCGGTACGTGACGGAGCTGGTAGGGCATTCCAACGAACGGATTCGGGTGAAAGCCTTGGATATTACCGACCAACTTAAAGTAAAGCTCAAACCTGCCCAGCTGCGAATGATGATTTTGCACGACGCTGAAGCCAGCGTACGGGAGAAAGCGGCATTTGTATTAAGTAAAGATTCTGAATCGGCGGCGGTAGAGTTTTTGTACCACGACGATTTGGTGGTTAGAAAGGGTGCATTACTTGGACTGCTGACCACCCATCCTGAACAAGTACAAGGGCAAACCGCGCTGAAAGCCATGCTGCAAAGTGAGCAGGTGAAAAGCCAGTTGGCCGCTCTCGAAATAGTCAAAGAATTGGGCTTATCAATCCACACTAAACTGATAGGTAATGCACTAAAACAGTCTGACCCCACGGTGGTCATGGCAGCGATTGAGACTGCGGGAAAGTTAAAAGATCCAGCGCTGACGGAGCAAGTAGCGGGATTGTTAAAAGAAAAAATATATTGGCGGCAAGCGGCACGAAGCTTGGCTCAGTTAGAAGCCATACCTGTACTATCTGCTTTAGAAACTTCGGCTAACTCCTTGACAGTGACCCAACGTGTGATAGTGACCGCAGGGCAAATGCAGTCGGAAGAAGCCCACGCTTTGTTGGTAGCAATGCTTCAACGCCCCGACGTAACGATTCGAACTTCGGCTTTGCAGGCGTTGAAAAACTACCCCAATGCGCGAGGTAAAGCTATTATTTTTGAGCAATTGCTGAAAGAAGAGTTTTTGTTGGCACAACGTTTATTGCACGCTACCAATGAAACAGACCTCGGCAATGACCTTAAAAATAGCCTTAACTACGAACAAGAAGTGCTGATTCAGCGGATTTTTGGCTTGCTAATGCAACAATATGACCAAGAGGCGATTCTGAGCACGCAGGCAAGTTTGTTGCACAGCTCGCGCGAACGCCGCGCCAATTCGCTCGAATTACTTCAAAATGTGGTGCCTCGTCAGGTATATGCGAGCTTACACGCGCTGCTCGACAACGTTGCCGATGCCGATAAAATCCGCTTAATGGATGCTCAACTGGGGGCATCGACAGCTAATGGATCAATCAAAGACTATATTTTACAGCAAGGAACGCGCTATTTTACCGATTGGACTATCCGATTGGCTTTGCGTGGTATCCCGCTCGAAACCTTATTTCAATACCCCGATTTACGCCTTATGAGTCATTCTTCTGCCACCGCTACGGTTTCGATTACGGAACGGGTTATGGTTCTAAAAAACACCGAACTTTTTGCCGAAACCCCCGAAAACGTCCTGAGTAGCATTGCGCCCATCATGCGCGAAGTTAGCTACCACGAAGGTCAAACGATTTTTGATAAGGGTGACTTGGGAACAAGTATGTTTGTGATTTATGACGGCGAAGTGGGAATCTACGATGGCAAAGTTCAGCTGGCGACCTTTGGTCGGGGAGATGTTTTTGGGGAATTAGCCCTACTTGATACCGAACCTCGCTCGGCGGCGGTAGTGACCTTGACAGACGTGCAACTATTCCGAATCGACCAAGGGGATTTTTATGATTTGATGGACGAACGTGGCGAAGTGCTTCGGAACATCATCAAAATTCTTTGCCAACGGATTCGCACCCAAAATACCAAGCTGCGCCAGCTTTCGACGAAATAA